One Oncorhynchus clarkii lewisi isolate Uvic-CL-2024 chromosome 32, UVic_Ocla_1.0, whole genome shotgun sequence DNA window includes the following coding sequences:
- the LOC139392006 gene encoding probable phospholipid-transporting ATPase IIB produces MYGALLLFESELVHVVAISFTALILTELLMVALNICTWLMVLAEFLSLGFYIASLAFHNEYLDLAFITTPAFLWKLSVIPVVSCLPLYIIKYLKRKFSPPSYSKLSS; encoded by the exons ATGTACGGTGCACTGCTGTTGTTTGAGTCGGAGCTTGTACACGTGGTGGCCATCTCCTTCACTGCGCTGATCCTCACCGAGCTGCTCATGGTGGCGCTCAACATTTGTACCTGGCTCATGGTGCTAGCAGAGTTCCTCAGTCTAGGCTTCTACATAGCCTCGCTTGCCTTCCACAACGAGTACTTAG ACCTGGCCTTCATCACAACGCCAGCCTTCCTGTGGAAGCTGTCAGTGATCCCCGTCGTCAGCTGTCTTCCTCTCTATATCATCAAATACCTGAAGCGCAAGTTCTCACCACCCAGCTACTCTAAGCTGTCCTCATAG